The Hymenobacter sp. 5317J-9 genome has a window encoding:
- a CDS encoding replication-associated recombination protein A, with the protein MASLFPDDEPTAFTPPPAPGPDAPLAERQRPRRLADYAGQQHLVGETGVLRRYLNAGRLPSLILWGPPGVGKTTLAHLLASELKQPFSALSAINAGVKDVRDVIEKARRQRGTVLFIDEIHRFSKAQQDALLGAVEHGTVTLIGATTENPSFEVIPALLSRCQVYVLEPLSAETLRDLVNKALTEDAALQQKKVKLVEDHALLALSGGDARKLLNLLEIVVQSTPPDKKGVVQVTDAVVQQVAQRPLARYDKGGEMHYDVISAFIKSMRGSDPNAALYYLAVMLEGGEDVKFIARRMVILASEDIGNANPNALMLATSCFQACTVIGLPESDLILAQTVVYLATSPKSNASYLAIRAAQAEVKAHGVYPVPVPLRNAPTRLMKQLGYGKEYAYSHNGEGNFEEQEFLPDALSGTRFYEPGHNASEQKIQERLRGWWGEKYGY; encoded by the coding sequence ATGGCTTCCCTTTTCCCCGACGACGAACCCACCGCCTTCACCCCGCCGCCCGCGCCCGGGCCCGACGCGCCCCTGGCCGAGCGCCAGCGCCCGCGCCGCCTGGCCGACTACGCCGGCCAGCAGCACCTAGTGGGCGAAACCGGCGTGCTGCGCCGCTACCTCAACGCCGGCCGGCTGCCCAGTCTCATTTTGTGGGGTCCGCCCGGCGTGGGCAAAACCACTCTGGCCCACCTGCTGGCCAGCGAGTTGAAACAGCCCTTTTCGGCCTTGAGCGCCATCAATGCGGGCGTGAAGGACGTGCGCGACGTCATTGAGAAAGCCCGGCGGCAGCGGGGCACTGTATTGTTTATTGACGAAATTCACCGCTTCAGCAAAGCCCAGCAGGATGCCTTGCTGGGGGCGGTGGAGCACGGCACGGTCACGCTCATTGGCGCCACCACCGAGAATCCGTCGTTTGAAGTCATTCCGGCCTTGCTCTCGCGCTGCCAGGTGTACGTGCTGGAGCCGCTGAGCGCGGAAACCCTGCGCGACCTGGTGAACAAGGCCCTGACCGAAGACGCGGCCCTGCAGCAAAAAAAGGTGAAGCTGGTGGAAGACCATGCCCTGCTGGCCCTGAGCGGTGGCGATGCCCGCAAGCTGCTCAACCTGCTCGAAATTGTGGTGCAGAGCACGCCGCCCGACAAAAAGGGCGTGGTGCAGGTGACCGATGCCGTGGTGCAGCAGGTGGCCCAGCGCCCGCTGGCGCGCTACGACAAGGGTGGCGAGATGCACTACGACGTCATTTCGGCCTTCATCAAAAGCATGCGCGGTTCCGACCCCAATGCCGCCCTCTACTACCTGGCCGTGATGCTGGAAGGCGGTGAGGACGTGAAGTTCATTGCGCGGCGCATGGTCATTCTGGCGTCCGAAGACATTGGCAACGCCAACCCCAACGCCCTGATGCTGGCCACGAGTTGCTTTCAGGCCTGCACCGTCATCGGCCTGCCCGAGTCGGACCTCATTTTGGCTCAGACCGTGGTGTACCTGGCTACTTCGCCCAAAAGCAACGCCTCTTATCTGGCCATTCGGGCGGCGCAAGCCGAAGTGAAGGCCCACGGCGTGTATCCTGTGCCGGTGCCGCTGCGCAACGCCCCCACGCGGCTGATGAAGCAGCTCGGTTACGGCAAGGAGTATGCTTACTCGCACAACGGCGAAGGCAACTTCGAGGAGCAGGAGTTCCTGCCCGACGCCCTCAGTGGCACCCGCTTCTACGAGCCGGGCCACAACGCCAGCGAACAGAAAATTCAGGAGCGCCTGCGCGGCTGGTGGGGCGAGAAGTACGGATACTGA
- the sppA gene encoding signal peptide peptidase SppA: MRQFFKFVLATIVGLAAFSFIGFLVLAGIIGAAASAGDRKEVAANSVLELKLNEPLSERGRDSRFNFGGNGSATGLVDLKEAIKRAKTDGDIKGILLNLGIIQGGMASLEEVRDALIDFKKSGKFVVAYHEIASEKSFYLSSVANEIYLNPQGTLEFNGLSSEVMFYKRLFDKAGIQPYIFRVGSFKSAVEPFFRENFSDSARYQTLSFLNSINGYMVGQVAKARGIASARLNVISDSMLVHNAPDALRLKLVSKLGYFDEVQDYMRGKLDLAKDKKPNLVSLSEYTKNDKADENEGKTSGNRIAVIYAEGDIVTGKGSDDNIGSTKFAEAIRKARLDDKVKAVVLRINSPGGSSLASDIIYREVVLTKKVKPIIASMSDVAASGGYYIAMACDTIVAHPNTITGSIGVFGVLPNIQPLLADKLGITVDRVTTGKFSDLPTITRPLSEFEKRTLQEEVNRIYADFTSKAAQGRHMPVERLRRLASGRVWSGLEAKNNGLVDVLGDYQTALKIAAARAHLKADDYRVQRLPRQRSEIENILSTFGMGDDDEAKTKALKTELGPLYPAYAQYQQLMQMRGVQARLPYTLDIQ; the protein is encoded by the coding sequence ATGCGTCAGTTTTTTAAATTTGTGCTGGCCACCATCGTGGGGCTGGCCGCCTTCAGTTTTATCGGTTTTCTGGTGCTGGCGGGCATCATTGGGGCCGCTGCCAGCGCCGGCGACCGCAAGGAAGTAGCCGCCAACTCGGTGCTGGAGCTCAAGCTGAACGAGCCGCTTTCGGAGCGTGGGCGCGACAGCAGGTTCAATTTTGGCGGCAACGGCTCGGCCACCGGGCTGGTCGACCTGAAAGAAGCCATCAAGCGCGCCAAAACCGACGGCGACATCAAGGGCATACTGCTCAACCTGGGCATCATTCAAGGCGGCATGGCCTCGCTCGAAGAAGTGCGCGACGCGCTGATTGACTTCAAGAAAAGCGGCAAATTTGTGGTGGCCTACCACGAAATCGCCTCCGAAAAGAGTTTCTACTTGTCGTCGGTGGCCAATGAAATTTACCTCAACCCGCAGGGCACGCTCGAATTCAACGGCCTGAGCTCGGAGGTGATGTTCTACAAGCGCCTCTTCGACAAGGCCGGCATTCAGCCCTACATCTTCCGGGTGGGCTCGTTCAAAAGCGCCGTGGAGCCGTTTTTCCGCGAAAACTTCTCCGATTCGGCCCGCTACCAGACCCTTTCCTTTTTGAATTCCATCAACGGCTACATGGTGGGCCAGGTGGCTAAGGCCCGCGGCATCGCCTCCGCCCGCCTCAACGTCATCTCCGACTCGATGCTGGTGCACAACGCCCCCGATGCCCTGCGCCTGAAGCTGGTGAGCAAGCTTGGCTATTTCGATGAGGTGCAGGACTACATGCGCGGCAAACTCGACCTGGCCAAGGACAAAAAACCCAACCTGGTGAGCCTGAGCGAATACACCAAAAACGACAAGGCCGACGAAAACGAGGGCAAAACCAGCGGCAACCGCATTGCCGTCATCTACGCCGAGGGCGACATCGTGACCGGCAAAGGCTCCGACGACAACATCGGCAGCACCAAGTTTGCCGAGGCCATCCGCAAGGCCCGCCTCGACGACAAGGTGAAGGCTGTGGTGCTGCGCATCAATTCACCCGGTGGCTCGTCGCTGGCGTCCGACATCATCTACCGCGAAGTGGTGCTCACCAAAAAGGTAAAGCCCATCATTGCCAGCATGAGCGACGTGGCGGCCTCGGGCGGCTACTACATTGCCATGGCCTGCGACACCATTGTGGCCCACCCGAACACCATCACGGGCTCCATTGGCGTGTTTGGGGTACTGCCCAACATTCAGCCGCTGCTGGCCGACAAGCTCGGCATCACCGTCGACCGCGTGACCACGGGCAAGTTCTCGGACCTGCCCACCATCACGCGGCCGCTCTCGGAGTTTGAAAAGCGCACGCTGCAGGAAGAAGTGAACCGCATCTACGCCGACTTCACCAGCAAGGCCGCGCAGGGCCGCCACATGCCCGTGGAGCGCCTGCGCCGCCTAGCCTCGGGCCGCGTGTGGAGCGGCCTAGAAGCGAAGAACAACGGCCTCGTAGACGTGCTGGGCGACTACCAGACCGCCCTGAAAATTGCCGCCGCCCGCGCCCACCTCAAGGCCGACGATTACCGCGTGCAGCGCCTGCCGCGGCAGCGCTCGGAGATTGAAAACATCCTGTCCACTTTCGGCATGGGCGACGACGACGAAGCCAAAACCAAAGCCCTGAAAACGGAGCTCGGTCCGCTCTATCCCGCCTACGCCCAGTACCAGCAGCTGATGCAGATGCGCGGCGTGCAGGCCCGCCTGCCGTATACGCTGGATATTCAGTAG
- a CDS encoding chloride channel protein, whose amino-acid sequence MKHSPLAQAGIPIAPSLEPTLADDGVRPRLAPDKQRLVRISALAVLVAVTISLVARLLVYLINLVTNLVFHGEFALEYHSPADNHLGLWVIIMPVLGGLVVSFMALYGSKAIRGHGIPEAMEQILTNQSRIKPSIMYLKPLSAAISIGTGGPFGAEGPIIATGGALGSTLGQLINITHHERKVLLAAGATAGMSAIFGTPIAAVFLAIELLLFEFSPRSLLPVALACITGAAGHHLLFEQGATFPMPALLAPSNGALATYSAIGLLVGLASVGVTKLVYFIEDSFEELPFHWGWWPALGGLAVGVIGYFAPRTLGVGYENITTVLSGTAPLSLLLTLCFLKFASWAISLGSGTSGGTLAPLLTIGGATGALLGVAIKHFFPASDIVIPLAALVGMAAMFAGASRALLTSIVFAVEATGQAQALLPLLGACTGAYLVSFLLMGNTIMTEKIARRGVKTPVDYEPDLLDKVNVGRVLRNGMVAISTDNSIREVREWVERDTDRTGPHLVVVNPDGAFAGIVSTVALAGWHADEAAPISTLLQPRTVAVQATDTLRTAVERMARENVDVLPVLGSEAQVSGIISYRDILMAYKNRLEDDTKAAPHILLKRKSLRVLLRGQALFQKQKTELE is encoded by the coding sequence ATGAAACATTCGCCGCTGGCTCAGGCCGGCATTCCCATTGCCCCCTCCCTCGAACCCACCCTGGCCGACGACGGCGTGCGGCCCCGCCTGGCGCCCGACAAGCAGCGCCTGGTGCGCATTTCGGCGCTGGCGGTGCTGGTGGCCGTCACCATCAGCCTGGTGGCCCGCCTGCTGGTATATCTGATTAACCTGGTCACAAACCTGGTTTTTCACGGCGAGTTTGCGCTCGAATACCACTCCCCGGCCGACAACCACTTGGGCCTGTGGGTCATCATCATGCCGGTTTTGGGCGGGCTCGTGGTGAGCTTCATGGCCCTGTATGGCTCCAAGGCCATTCGCGGCCACGGCATTCCGGAGGCCATGGAGCAGATTCTGACCAACCAAAGCCGCATCAAGCCGTCCATTATGTACCTCAAGCCGCTTTCGGCGGCCATTTCCATTGGCACGGGCGGGCCGTTTGGCGCCGAGGGGCCCATTATCGCCACGGGCGGCGCGCTGGGTTCCACCCTGGGCCAGCTCATCAACATCACGCATCACGAGCGCAAGGTGCTGCTGGCGGCGGGCGCCACGGCGGGCATGTCGGCCATTTTCGGCACGCCCATCGCGGCGGTTTTCCTGGCCATCGAGCTGCTGCTGTTTGAGTTTTCGCCCCGCTCGCTGCTGCCGGTGGCGCTGGCCTGCATCACGGGCGCGGCGGGGCACCACCTGTTGTTTGAGCAGGGCGCCACGTTTCCCATGCCGGCGCTGCTGGCGCCCAGCAACGGCGCACTGGCCACCTACAGCGCCATTGGCCTGCTGGTGGGGCTGGCGTCGGTGGGCGTCACGAAGCTGGTGTATTTCATCGAAGACAGCTTTGAGGAGTTGCCTTTCCACTGGGGCTGGTGGCCGGCGCTGGGCGGCCTGGCCGTGGGCGTCATCGGCTACTTCGCGCCGCGCACGCTGGGCGTGGGCTACGAAAACATCACCACCGTGCTGTCGGGCACGGCGCCCCTGAGCCTGCTGCTCACGCTGTGTTTCCTGAAATTTGCCTCGTGGGCCATTTCGTTGGGCAGCGGCACGTCGGGCGGCACGCTGGCGCCGCTGCTCACCATCGGCGGGGCCACGGGCGCACTGCTGGGCGTGGCCATCAAGCACTTCTTTCCGGCTTCGGATATCGTTATTCCGCTGGCGGCGCTGGTGGGCATGGCGGCCATGTTTGCCGGGGCTTCGCGGGCGCTGCTTACCTCCATCGTGTTTGCGGTGGAAGCCACGGGCCAGGCGCAGGCGCTGCTGCCGCTGCTGGGGGCCTGCACCGGGGCCTACTTGGTGTCTTTCCTGCTGATGGGCAACACCATCATGACTGAAAAAATAGCCCGGCGCGGCGTAAAAACGCCCGTCGACTACGAGCCCGACCTGCTCGACAAGGTGAACGTGGGCCGCGTGCTGCGAAACGGCATGGTGGCCATCAGCACCGACAACAGCATCCGGGAAGTACGCGAGTGGGTGGAGCGCGACACCGACCGCACCGGCCCTCATTTGGTGGTCGTGAACCCCGATGGCGCCTTTGCCGGCATCGTGAGCACCGTGGCCCTGGCCGGCTGGCACGCCGACGAGGCCGCCCCCATCAGCACCTTGCTGCAGCCCCGCACCGTGGCCGTGCAGGCCACCGACACCCTGCGCACCGCCGTGGAGCGCATGGCCCGCGAAAACGTGGACGTGCTGCCCGTGCTCGGCAGCGAAGCTCAGGTGAGCGGCATCATCTCCTACCGCGACATCCTGATGGCCTACAA
- a CDS encoding glycosyltransferase family 39 protein, translating into MTFFRRRFGAASRIDWLALGLLGALAVLFGWQAGTPVLHVWDEARLAVNAAEMLQSGDWLVTRYNGQPDLWNTKPPLLIWLQAGCLHVLGYNMWALRLPSVLAALGTAGLLYRFGCRTLRSRFVGAFAALILATSPGFNGTHVSRFGDYDALLTLALTATALQWYRYAHQRQAKQLWRGAAWFAVALLTKSAAAVLLLPAVGAGWLALPGGRWATRQWRTYGAIIGAFGPLLLFYLLREAAAPGYLAATWFNDWYGRISQHIVTVQYPWWIYFQRLFFPGLLTWSWLLPVGGWLASSNAAALPRRHFARFAGLLVLTFLVIISAARTRLGWYSAPVYPLAALLCALGLEHVVRAVRTRWRWSRPVVVGLLTVATAMPAGLLLYHEHRRWESEKADPMLHFGYQLPPLLTLQPRPRAVTIVQAERYQAVLLFYVAALRQAGIAPAVVAPGRLPQLRPGQRVLVCSDSARSHVLRQYRAQPEPAMAGGTLLQILGSRE; encoded by the coding sequence ATGACTTTTTTCCGGCGGCGCTTTGGGGCGGCTTCTCGCATCGACTGGCTGGCGCTGGGGCTGCTGGGGGCACTGGCGGTGCTGTTTGGCTGGCAGGCCGGAACGCCGGTGCTGCACGTGTGGGACGAGGCCCGCCTGGCCGTAAATGCCGCTGAAATGCTGCAAAGCGGCGACTGGCTCGTTACGCGCTACAACGGGCAGCCCGATTTATGGAATACCAAGCCGCCGCTGCTCATCTGGCTGCAAGCCGGCTGCCTGCACGTGCTGGGCTACAACATGTGGGCCCTTCGGCTGCCGTCGGTATTAGCTGCTCTGGGCACGGCCGGGCTGCTGTACCGGTTTGGGTGCCGCACGCTGCGCAGCCGTTTCGTGGGCGCGTTTGCAGCCCTGATTCTGGCCACCAGCCCCGGCTTCAACGGCACCCACGTGTCCCGTTTCGGCGATTATGACGCGCTGCTCACCCTGGCGCTCACGGCAACGGCCTTGCAGTGGTACCGGTATGCCCACCAACGGCAGGCGAAGCAACTGTGGCGGGGCGCCGCGTGGTTTGCGGTGGCCCTGCTCACCAAATCGGCGGCGGCGGTGCTGCTGCTCCCCGCCGTGGGCGCGGGGTGGCTGGCCCTGCCCGGCGGGCGCTGGGCCACCCGGCAATGGCGCACGTACGGGGCCATTATCGGGGCGTTTGGGCCACTGTTGCTGTTCTATTTGCTGCGAGAAGCCGCCGCGCCGGGCTACCTCGCGGCTACCTGGTTCAACGACTGGTACGGGCGCATCAGTCAGCACATTGTCACGGTGCAGTATCCGTGGTGGATATATTTCCAACGGCTGTTTTTCCCGGGCTTGCTCACCTGGAGCTGGCTGCTTCCCGTGGGCGGCTGGCTGGCCAGTTCAAACGCGGCAGCGCTGCCCAGGCGGCACTTTGCCCGGTTTGCCGGCTTGCTTGTGCTCACGTTTCTGGTCATCATTTCAGCGGCACGTACCCGGCTGGGGTGGTACAGCGCCCCGGTCTACCCCCTGGCTGCCCTGCTCTGCGCACTGGGCCTGGAGCATGTGGTGCGGGCCGTCCGGACGCGCTGGCGCTGGTCACGGCCGGTAGTGGTGGGCCTCCTCACAGTGGCCACAGCGATGCCGGCGGGCCTGCTGCTCTACCACGAGCACCGGCGTTGGGAAAGTGAAAAAGCCGACCCCATGCTGCACTTCGGCTACCAGCTGCCGCCGCTGCTCACCCTGCAGCCGCGGCCCCGCGCCGTCACCATCGTGCAGGCCGAGCGCTACCAGGCGGTGCTGCTTTTCTACGTGGCCGCGCTGCGCCAAGCGGGCATCGCGCCGGCCGTGGTGGCGCCGGGCCGCCTGCCGCAGTTGCGCCCGGGGCAGCGGGTGTTGGTTTGCTCCGATTCGGCCCGAAGCCATGTGCTGCGCCAGTACCGGGCGCAGCCCGAACCTGCCATGGCCGGGGGCACGCTTCTGCAAATTCTGGGCAGCCGGGAATAA
- a CDS encoding DMT family transporter, with translation MRNQFRVHAALLVVTIIYAANYSLSKDVMPHYLHPFGIVTLRIVGAILFFAIIKFFVAREDKIIGRADNLRSIACGVLGIGLNQLLFFSGLNLTAPISASLLQTVAPIVVVIASAVLLSERITLPRALGIGVGAVGAATLILGRNAQTAAVYPQGTLGNIFILLNATVFGIYLVIVTPLMRKYHPFTVLGRVFLVGGFIAIPFGWREALEADYASFPPYIWAEVGFMIFFLTILSYLLNNWALKYASPALLGVYIYLQPVLAVLIAVSLGKDHLTWGKAGQAALIFLGVWLVSQKPKAARAPAVAAEAAPN, from the coding sequence ATGCGCAACCAGTTCCGCGTGCACGCGGCCCTTCTCGTCGTCACCATCATCTACGCGGCCAATTATAGCTTGTCGAAGGATGTGATGCCGCACTACCTCCACCCGTTCGGCATTGTCACGCTGCGCATTGTGGGGGCCATTCTTTTCTTCGCCATCATCAAATTTTTTGTAGCCCGCGAGGATAAAATCATTGGCCGGGCCGACAACCTCCGCTCCATTGCCTGCGGCGTGCTGGGCATCGGCCTCAACCAGCTCCTGTTCTTCTCAGGCCTGAACCTGACGGCCCCCATCAGTGCCTCGCTCCTGCAAACGGTGGCCCCCATTGTGGTGGTCATCGCCTCGGCTGTGCTGCTGAGCGAGCGCATCACGCTGCCCCGGGCGCTGGGCATCGGGGTGGGTGCCGTGGGCGCGGCTACCCTCATTCTGGGCCGCAATGCGCAAACGGCCGCGGTGTACCCGCAGGGCACGCTGGGCAATATTTTCATACTGCTCAATGCCACGGTGTTTGGCATTTACCTGGTCATCGTTACGCCGCTCATGCGCAAGTACCACCCGTTCACAGTGCTGGGGCGGGTGTTTCTGGTGGGTGGCTTCATTGCCATTCCGTTTGGTTGGCGCGAGGCCCTGGAGGCCGATTACGCCAGCTTTCCGCCCTACATCTGGGCCGAAGTCGGGTTCATGATTTTCTTCCTCACCATCCTCTCCTACCTGCTCAACAACTGGGCCCTGAAATACGCCTCTCCCGCCCTGCTGGGCGTGTACATCTACCTGCAGCCGGTGCTGGCCGTGCTCATTGCCGTGAGCCTGGGCAAAGACCACCTCACCTGGGGCAAGGCCGGGCAGGCGGCGCTCATTTTCCTGGGCGTGTGGCTGGTGAGCCAAAAGCCCAAAGCGGCCCGGGCGCCGGCCGTGGCCGCAGAAGCAGCGCCAAACTAA